The following coding sequences are from one Microbulbifer sp. TB1203 window:
- a CDS encoding pectate lyase: MCNSRKILLSLALCSGLAACGGGGGSGGDSGISSSSSSSSSSSSSSSSSSSSSSSSSSSSSSSSSSSSSSSSSSSSTSSSSSSSSSSGGSGSGGNADGGFAGHDYLLTGGAGGLVYTVNNGADLQAKLDEAKTAGQPVTLYIDGTITDLNTGTGTDIEIKDMDNVSLIGVGENGEFDGIGLGIRRANNIIVQNLTFHEAWPGQERDAIDIEGDDDGSTTSHIWIDHCELYNSLAVDKNYYDGLIDSKSGARYITVSYSYLHDAHKTSLHGHTDTDSNPDTDRLVTFHHNRFENLSARVPLYRHGKGHVYNNYYNNITSSGINSRAGAEMLIEHNVFENTKNPIVSFYSDVIGYWNLNGNVFGTGVTWSDDSGNDITAQSGESTSSYTVPYDYTLDPTDGLKELVIANAGVGKLDQSGLEIPDPVTPADEVPAEEEPILEDVALPYAENFATDTGTFFTSDYRDLSGAPGNGTPMYHRVTGTAEIQSGALSLTGSRVSVGNSTPEVATAPTDTSTTGVFDLSAPYQVSFKVVSVGGDTSKYFQLYVDNNTFSSGNSVWGSSSKFYQVLLSELVAGQTYTVPGLTASSTSFLTLRTESAATVVLDDLLIEAAP, from the coding sequence ATGTGTAATTCGAGGAAAATCCTGCTGAGCCTGGCGCTGTGTAGCGGCCTGGCCGCCTGCGGCGGCGGAGGTGGTAGCGGCGGCGACAGTGGCATCAGCTCCAGCAGTTCGAGCAGCAGCTCTTCCAGCAGTTCGAGCAGCAGCTCTTCCAGCAGCTCGAGCAGCAGCTCTTCGAGCAGCTCCTCCAGCAGTAGCAGTTCGAGCAGCAGTTCATCGAGCAGCTCCTCCACCAGCTCCAGCAGCTCGTCCAGTTCGTCCAGCGGTGGCTCCGGTTCCGGCGGCAACGCCGACGGCGGCTTTGCCGGCCACGACTACCTGCTCACCGGCGGCGCCGGCGGCCTGGTGTACACGGTGAACAACGGCGCCGACCTGCAGGCCAAACTGGACGAGGCCAAGACCGCGGGCCAGCCAGTCACCCTCTACATTGACGGCACCATCACCGACCTCAACACCGGTACCGGTACCGACATCGAAATCAAGGACATGGACAATGTGTCGCTGATCGGTGTGGGCGAAAACGGCGAGTTCGACGGCATCGGCCTCGGCATTCGGCGCGCCAACAACATCATCGTTCAGAACCTCACCTTCCATGAGGCCTGGCCCGGCCAGGAGCGCGACGCCATCGACATCGAGGGCGACGACGACGGCTCCACCACCAGTCATATCTGGATCGACCACTGCGAGCTGTACAACTCCCTCGCCGTGGACAAGAACTACTACGACGGCCTGATCGATTCCAAGAGCGGCGCGCGCTACATCACCGTCTCTTACAGTTACCTGCACGACGCGCACAAGACCTCCCTGCACGGGCACACGGACACCGACAGCAACCCGGACACCGACCGGCTGGTGACCTTCCACCACAACCGCTTCGAGAACCTGTCCGCGCGCGTGCCCCTGTACCGGCACGGCAAAGGCCACGTGTACAACAACTACTACAACAACATCACCTCCAGCGGGATCAACTCCCGCGCCGGCGCCGAGATGCTGATCGAGCACAATGTGTTCGAGAACACCAAGAACCCGATCGTGTCCTTCTACTCAGACGTCATCGGCTATTGGAATCTCAACGGCAATGTGTTCGGCACAGGGGTCACCTGGAGCGATGACAGCGGAAACGACATCACCGCCCAGAGCGGCGAGTCCACCTCCAGTTACACCGTGCCCTACGACTACACCCTGGACCCCACCGACGGGTTGAAGGAACTGGTCATCGCCAACGCCGGCGTCGGCAAACTGGACCAGTCGGGCCTGGAAATCCCCGACCCGGTCACCCCCGCCGACGAAGTACCGGCAGAGGAGGAACCGATCCTGGAGGACGTGGCCCTGCCCTACGCGGAAAACTTCGCCACCGACACCGGCACCTTCTTCACCAGCGACTACCGCGACCTGTCCGGCGCTCCCGGCAACGGCACGCCCATGTACCACCGGGTGACCGGCACCGCGGAGATCCAGAGCGGCGCGCTCAGCCTCACCGGCAGCCGCGTGTCCGTGGGCAACAGCACCCCCGAGGTCGCCACCGCCCCCACTGACACTTCGACCACCGGCGTCTTCGACCTGAGCGCACCCTACCAGGTGTCCTTCAAGGTGGTCAGCGTCGGCGGCGACACCAGCAAGTACTTCCAGCTCTACGTGGACAATAACACCTTCTCCAGCGGCAACTCCGTCTGGGGCTCCAGTTCCAAGTTCTACCAGGTGCTCCTGAGTGAACTGGTTGCGGGCCAGACCTACACAGTGCCGGGCCTGACCGCCAGCAGCACCTCCTTCCTCACCCTGAGGACAGAGAGCGCCGCCACCGTAGTGCTGGACGACCTGTTGATCGAGGCGGCACCGTGA
- a CDS encoding TonB-dependent receptor, whose protein sequence is MTSKKTTVRVCRKGLRRFPSLAPGASGKISAIFSSTGRRSHRLRSPAPGEYKNHRSINLDRSFPQCKSGTQFRCGDDGAPGWQRAKTVSFNWNDTTVTGREQAISDGRKHEIEDALPDTRTIFTVSHTKGAFSGLLRINYYDETYESLFNDPNLPLVTDPLVIVDAELGWDFDDTFSVAVGAKNLFDEQPDEWKIDDWNGRTPGFLGAIYPVNHIAGFNGGSYYLRLSKKF, encoded by the coding sequence TTGACCAGCAAGAAAACAACAGTGCGGGTATGCAGGAAGGGATTGAGGAGGTTTCCGTCCTTGGCTCCCGGCGCAAGTGGAAAGATCAGCGCTATCTTTTCCAGTACCGGTAGACGTTCTCACCGGCTCAGATCTCCAGCGCCAGGGGAATACAAAAACCATCGAAGCATTAATCTCGATCGTTCCTTCCCTCAATGCAAATCGGGAACCCAATTCCGATGCGGCGACGATGGTGCGCCCGGCTGGCAGCGCGCGAAGACCGTATCATTCAACTGGAATGACACCACGGTTACGGGTCGTGAACAGGCGATCAGCGATGGTCGTAAACATGAAATCGAAGACGCTTTGCCGGACACTCGCACAATCTTCACCGTGTCCCACACCAAGGGCGCTTTTAGCGGGCTGCTTCGTATCAATTACTATGATGAAACCTACGAGAGCCTGTTTAATGACCCGAATCTTCCGTTGGTAACGGATCCCCTCGTCATCGTTGATGCCGAACTCGGATGGGATTTCGACGACACCTTCTCTGTTGCTGTCGGTGCGAAGAACCTGTTCGACGAGCAGCCGGATGAGTGGAAAATTGATGATTGGAATGGACGCACGCCTGGCTTCCTGGGGGCGATCTATCCGGTCAACCACATTGCCGGATTTAACGGTGGTAGCTACTACCTTAGACTGAGCAAGAAGTTCTAG
- a CDS encoding rhamnogalacturonan acetylesterase, with product MLGDSTMTDYGEDRLPQMGWGQAMPMFFSEETVINNWARGGRSSRSFYYEAERWPAVLPLIKAGDYVIIQFGHNDQRRGGDYAEAGTFAYCPDGTENGEGCPEDLDLEGPDPAAPYYEHSYYQFLKRYVLETRAKGAIPILMTPIVRKYFSGGTITEKGQHNLETKYDGENFPRGDYPAAMKAVADTYGVPFVDLTAETKAIVESYGDEAATEHLYIAADSTHPAKLFAILIARAAVQGLESQGLMEGHIVEATSLVASPDNLDWGNRYVDVPNTKELTISAFDLVPATGSVDVTAPDGFLLSNSADSEVWSSSTTIDFTNGAFTSNLYVQFTAASEQAYTGDVSFALDGTELGTVAVSGTGVAVGAGVASYSRWFTEGASTTAITDGLVSASDALVNNLEAGNTKTMAVDGQDTGVARFQVFGEAMVARSDDRYLQFAVTAESQKFYVDTISVYLASSGGSTVEADIEYSLFADFREPVKLNETSLLPRDDTDLTVQEYSVISTVDPTDADPNNDTLYVRIFPWNASGATSTGKYLGIYDLKVDGVSGE from the coding sequence ATGCTCGGCGACTCCACCATGACTGACTACGGCGAAGATCGCTTGCCGCAAATGGGTTGGGGGCAGGCAATGCCGATGTTCTTCAGCGAAGAGACGGTCATCAACAACTGGGCCAGGGGCGGACGCAGCTCCCGCAGTTTCTACTATGAGGCCGAGCGCTGGCCGGCCGTCCTGCCACTCATTAAAGCGGGCGATTACGTCATCATCCAGTTCGGCCACAACGACCAGAGGCGCGGCGGCGACTACGCTGAGGCCGGTACCTTTGCCTACTGCCCCGATGGCACCGAGAACGGCGAGGGCTGCCCCGAGGACCTCGACCTCGAGGGCCCCGACCCCGCGGCCCCCTACTATGAGCACTCCTACTACCAGTTCCTGAAGCGGTACGTGCTCGAGACCCGCGCAAAAGGCGCAATCCCGATTCTGATGACGCCGATCGTCCGCAAATACTTCAGCGGCGGTACCATCACCGAAAAAGGACAGCACAATCTTGAGACCAAGTACGATGGGGAAAACTTCCCGCGGGGCGACTACCCGGCCGCAATGAAAGCGGTTGCGGACACCTATGGCGTACCGTTCGTGGATCTCACCGCCGAGACCAAAGCCATCGTGGAAAGCTACGGTGATGAAGCGGCGACAGAGCACCTGTACATCGCTGCCGACAGCACCCACCCGGCGAAGCTCTTTGCCATCCTGATCGCCAGGGCGGCCGTCCAGGGCCTGGAGTCCCAGGGCCTGATGGAGGGACATATTGTCGAAGCCACTTCCCTGGTGGCCAGCCCCGACAACCTGGACTGGGGAAATCGCTATGTCGATGTTCCCAACACCAAAGAACTCACCATTTCCGCCTTCGATCTCGTGCCGGCAACCGGCTCCGTCGATGTAACCGCACCGGACGGATTCCTGTTGAGCAATTCGGCGGACTCCGAGGTATGGAGCAGCTCCACTACCATTGACTTCACCAATGGCGCTTTCACCTCCAACCTCTACGTGCAATTCACCGCGGCAAGCGAGCAAGCCTACACGGGAGACGTGAGCTTTGCGTTGGATGGCACCGAGCTGGGCACCGTGGCCGTGTCGGGCACCGGCGTCGCGGTGGGCGCAGGCGTGGCTTCCTATTCCCGCTGGTTTACCGAAGGGGCGTCCACCACCGCAATCACCGACGGCCTGGTGAGCGCAAGCGACGCCCTGGTGAACAACCTGGAGGCGGGCAATACCAAAACAATGGCAGTTGATGGGCAGGACACCGGTGTCGCCAGATTCCAGGTGTTTGGAGAGGCCATGGTCGCCCGCAGCGATGACCGCTACCTGCAGTTCGCCGTCACCGCCGAGTCGCAGAAATTCTATGTCGACACCATCTCCGTCTACCTCGCCTCCAGCGGAGGCTCGACCGTAGAGGCCGATATCGAGTACTCCCTGTTCGCCGATTTCAGAGAGCCGGTCAAACTGAACGAAACATCCCTCCTCCCCAGGGATGATACTGACCTTACGGTGCAGGAATACAGTGTGATCAGCACGGTGGATCCCACGGACGCAGACCCCAACAACGACACCCTGTACGTCCGGATTTTCCCCTGGAATGCCTCAGGCGCAACCAGCACCGGAAAGTACCTCGGCATCTACGATCTCAAGGTGGACGGCGTCAGCGGGGAATAA
- a CDS encoding RICIN domain-containing protein, producing the protein MNSIKMLEGRTWLLGLAALVALAASDVRADNCDAPPTSGDAYKLINRGSGYALDVAGKSSADGANVLQWSEHTDTNQQFLATDLGNGYWSLLAVHSGSSLDVADSSSSDGANLQQMTYDGDLNQQWQFKKSSSGGFAVVARHSGKPIAAESSSRGANVSQTSLSGDSLQRWYFNPVDGNCGDGPTGFAAQSGSDGLTTTKGGGNATPVTVDSCSALKSALEADGEAVVQVPDNTTIDCLTEGRPIEVCEVACPDNQDPGEFTYRVPGSGQTCISLGSNTNDTVTRDRFDTNIRVADNKTLVGLGPNSRIEGANLDLRDSKNIIVRNLSIANVNPHLVEAGDGITLLNSSHVWIDHVSFSMISDGHVDANNSENVTLSWNHFDGRNPYVCANQHWYVALVGDSQVSYHHNFFDYTGGRNPKVDGSASRAHLYNNYYKKITYFGIQTINSAQALVEANYFDDTRAPHWNVSGFMSASDNVYTGRSATDPDRDSGDSVFGDVSLYNYTLDDANNLPTQLEAGTGPQ; encoded by the coding sequence ATGAACTCAATAAAGATGCTCGAAGGGCGGACCTGGCTTCTCGGCCTGGCTGCCCTGGTTGCTCTCGCCGCCAGCGACGTCCGCGCGGACAACTGCGACGCCCCGCCCACCAGCGGCGATGCCTACAAACTGATCAATCGCGGCTCCGGCTACGCCCTGGACGTGGCAGGCAAATCCTCCGCTGACGGCGCCAACGTCCTGCAGTGGAGCGAGCACACCGACACCAACCAGCAGTTTCTCGCCACCGACCTGGGCAATGGCTACTGGAGCCTGCTGGCGGTGCACAGCGGTAGCTCCCTGGATGTGGCGGACTCGTCCTCCAGCGACGGCGCCAATCTACAGCAGATGACCTACGACGGCGACCTCAACCAACAGTGGCAGTTTAAAAAATCCAGCAGCGGCGGCTTTGCGGTGGTTGCGCGCCACTCCGGCAAGCCCATCGCCGCCGAGAGCAGCAGCCGCGGCGCCAACGTTTCCCAGACCAGCTTGTCCGGCGACAGCCTGCAGCGCTGGTACTTCAATCCGGTGGACGGCAACTGCGGTGATGGCCCCACAGGTTTCGCCGCCCAATCCGGCAGCGACGGCCTGACCACCACCAAAGGCGGCGGCAACGCGACACCGGTCACCGTCGACAGCTGCAGCGCCCTGAAATCCGCCCTGGAGGCCGATGGCGAGGCGGTGGTACAGGTGCCCGACAACACCACCATCGACTGCCTGACCGAGGGTCGCCCCATCGAGGTCTGCGAAGTCGCCTGCCCCGACAACCAGGACCCTGGGGAATTCACCTACCGGGTTCCCGGCAGCGGGCAAACCTGCATCTCGCTGGGTTCGAACACTAACGATACCGTCACCCGTGACCGCTTTGACACCAACATCCGGGTAGCAGACAACAAGACCCTGGTCGGCCTGGGTCCCAACAGCCGCATCGAGGGCGCCAACCTGGACCTGCGCGATTCCAAAAACATAATCGTGCGCAACCTGTCCATTGCCAACGTCAACCCGCACCTGGTGGAGGCCGGCGACGGCATCACCCTGCTCAACTCCAGTCACGTGTGGATCGACCATGTGAGCTTCAGCATGATTTCCGACGGTCACGTGGACGCCAATAACAGCGAGAACGTGACCCTGAGCTGGAACCACTTCGACGGCCGCAATCCCTATGTGTGCGCCAACCAGCACTGGTACGTCGCCTTGGTAGGGGACTCCCAGGTGAGCTACCACCACAACTTTTTTGACTACACCGGCGGGCGCAACCCGAAAGTGGATGGCAGCGCCTCCCGCGCCCACCTCTACAACAACTACTACAAGAAGATCACCTATTTCGGCATCCAAACCATCAACAGCGCCCAGGCACTGGTAGAGGCCAACTACTTCGACGACACCCGCGCGCCCCACTGGAATGTATCCGGTTTTATGAGCGCCAGCGACAATGTCTACACCGGCCGTTCGGCTACCGACCCAGATCGCGACAGCGGTGATTCGGTATTCGGCGACGTCAGCCTGTACAACTACACGCTCGACGACGCCAATAACCTGCCGACCCAGTTGGAAGCTGGCACGGGGCCGCAATGA
- a CDS encoding pectinesterase family protein, which translates to MKTPSLLTLVALSGWLAACGGGSSGGSDPGDTSSSSSSSSSSSSSSSSSSSSSSSSSSSSSSSSSSSSSSSSSSSSSSSSSSSSSSGGSATTAFTCPEDGSLYFCDDFEDGEFASNWDAVIDGYGLPDPGTFDILDEGDAGKSLRFTARTRGDNLNEGELILVKEAAFSGVPVDYSVEYRIRPRANGNTGNKFLFAMGRYQGPLEWYFGGLNMQNSTDTTQVEAGLANGGISRLAVARKPLELGTEGGTDGTWYTVRFDMVGSTVTLYLDGEELGSFTDPDSLYQTAGRIGFFTYNRSFEVDYVKVGDPNIKPVQLTLDYAESTWVTTAGDPALEVNVTAIKSDGVTADTFTVESSNPAAVSVDVTDNTVTLTPLAEGDATITFTSDSDTSLQKAIEVSVAKAFEMPTATYGDLSTRVSPIPGNTGEYEDTRLSITFDGAPTLAEVGSVRIFRADDDTEVDALRAGGEMDTLGYEGQSSTRTLNVNPFEIDGNTLTISPHTGALDYGVEYYVAISSTFLEPGVQLNGTDFVGLGKDAGWSFTTRAAGPSGADVTVDDDGAADFRTVQGALNHVMENVAANDPATITIKAGDYREVLFLRGKDNVTIQGEGSGATVIRYSNNNALNPGTSTRPIFLAESSDMLTLKDLALINTTLIGEGGQAETIYFNNDGGRLIATNAAFISEQDTLLLKGWSWFYNSLVAGNVDFIWGTAQAAVFEDSEIRTMTRTDGGQGGYVLQARTAESSPGFVFLNSTLTRDAGVADGTHYLARSGGSTSYYDNIAFINTKMDTHVADIGWHPDRTPNPAIATADAGWREYGSMDLAGSPLDLSNRCSGGDTCYLLSEAEVAERFCSRAQIFAGWNSGEGWDPMPEQPNDELCPAEPVPEPSLWSGNAMILGGSSTGVSGEITAQTDTSITFTVSGGKFEQTAQSFYLASQEVTGDFVLTAKLKSVGEPYPHPQLPVGLMMCECDTASGATSPLATSGAYLSTDSGWLTQYSRVLEDGGTWGTSSGKFSVTPGDSLYLKLQRVGNKYYTFYSMDGGGTYVSLGAGTYSDTNLPDTMKVGLFVAPSYSDQTYTFEDIQLVQ; encoded by the coding sequence ATGAAAACACCTTCCCTGCTCACGCTAGTCGCCCTATCTGGATGGCTTGCCGCCTGTGGCGGCGGTTCCAGCGGCGGTTCGGACCCCGGCGATACCTCAAGCAGCTCTTCAAGCAGCTCCAGCAGTTCGTCAAGCAGTTCCAGCAGTTCGTCAAGCAGTTCCAGTAGCTCGTCAAGCAGTTCCAGCAGCTCGTCAAGCAGCTCCAGTAGCTCGTCAAGCAGTTCCAGCAGCTCGTCAAGCAGCTCCTCGAGCAGTTCCGGCGGCAGCGCCACCACCGCCTTCACCTGCCCGGAAGACGGCAGCCTGTATTTCTGCGACGACTTCGAAGACGGCGAATTCGCCAGCAACTGGGACGCGGTGATCGACGGCTACGGTCTCCCCGACCCGGGCACCTTCGACATTCTCGACGAGGGCGACGCCGGCAAGTCCCTGCGCTTCACCGCTCGCACCCGCGGCGACAACCTGAACGAGGGCGAACTGATCCTAGTCAAGGAGGCGGCCTTCTCCGGTGTGCCTGTGGACTACTCCGTGGAGTACCGCATACGCCCGCGGGCCAATGGCAACACCGGCAACAAGTTCCTCTTCGCCATGGGCCGCTATCAGGGGCCACTGGAGTGGTATTTCGGTGGCCTGAATATGCAGAACAGCACTGACACCACCCAGGTGGAAGCTGGGCTGGCCAATGGCGGCATCAGTCGCCTGGCAGTGGCGAGAAAGCCGCTGGAACTCGGCACCGAGGGCGGCACCGACGGCACCTGGTACACAGTGCGCTTCGATATGGTGGGCTCCACGGTCACCCTCTACCTCGACGGCGAGGAACTGGGCTCCTTTACCGATCCCGACAGTCTCTACCAGACCGCCGGCCGCATCGGTTTCTTCACCTACAACCGCTCCTTCGAGGTGGATTATGTGAAGGTGGGCGACCCCAACATCAAACCGGTGCAGCTCACCCTGGACTACGCGGAATCCACCTGGGTCACCACCGCCGGCGATCCGGCGCTGGAAGTGAACGTCACCGCGATAAAGAGCGACGGCGTCACTGCCGACACCTTTACCGTAGAGTCCAGCAATCCGGCAGCGGTCTCCGTGGATGTCACCGACAACACAGTGACCCTGACTCCGCTGGCCGAGGGCGACGCCACCATCACCTTTACCAGCGACTCCGATACCAGCCTGCAGAAGGCCATCGAAGTCAGCGTGGCCAAGGCCTTCGAAATGCCCACCGCCACCTACGGCGACCTGAGCACCCGGGTCAGCCCGATTCCGGGCAACACCGGCGAGTACGAGGACACCCGCCTCAGCATCACCTTCGACGGTGCTCCCACCCTCGCCGAAGTCGGCTCGGTGCGCATTTTCCGCGCCGATGACGACACCGAGGTGGACGCCCTCCGCGCCGGCGGCGAGATGGACACCCTCGGCTACGAAGGGCAGAGCAGTACGCGCACCCTCAACGTCAATCCGTTCGAAATAGATGGCAACACCCTGACCATCTCGCCCCACACCGGCGCACTGGACTACGGCGTTGAGTACTATGTGGCCATCAGCAGCACCTTTTTGGAGCCCGGCGTACAGTTGAACGGAACCGACTTCGTCGGCCTGGGCAAAGACGCCGGCTGGAGCTTCACCACCCGCGCCGCCGGCCCCAGCGGTGCCGACGTAACGGTGGACGACGACGGCGCTGCGGACTTCCGCACGGTGCAGGGAGCGCTGAACCATGTGATGGAGAATGTGGCCGCAAACGACCCAGCCACCATCACTATCAAAGCCGGCGACTACCGCGAGGTACTGTTCCTGCGTGGCAAGGACAACGTCACCATCCAGGGCGAAGGCTCCGGGGCGACGGTGATCCGCTACAGCAACAACAACGCGCTCAACCCCGGCACCAGCACACGGCCTATCTTCCTGGCGGAGAGCTCCGACATGCTCACCCTCAAGGATCTCGCCCTGATCAACACCACCCTGATCGGCGAGGGAGGCCAGGCGGAAACCATCTACTTCAACAACGACGGAGGTCGCCTCATCGCCACCAACGCCGCTTTCATCAGCGAGCAGGACACCCTGTTGCTGAAGGGGTGGAGCTGGTTCTACAACAGCCTGGTGGCCGGTAATGTGGACTTCATCTGGGGCACGGCTCAGGCGGCGGTGTTCGAAGACAGCGAGATCCGCACTATGACCCGCACCGACGGTGGCCAAGGCGGTTACGTGCTCCAGGCGCGCACCGCCGAAAGCTCGCCGGGCTTCGTGTTCCTGAACTCCACCCTGACCCGCGATGCAGGCGTGGCCGATGGCACCCACTATCTGGCGCGCAGTGGCGGCAGCACCAGCTACTACGACAACATCGCCTTTATCAACACCAAGATGGACACCCACGTGGCCGATATCGGCTGGCATCCGGACCGGACCCCCAACCCGGCCATCGCCACTGCCGATGCCGGCTGGCGCGAGTACGGCAGCATGGACCTCGCGGGCAGCCCGCTGGACCTCTCCAATCGCTGTAGTGGCGGCGACACCTGCTATCTGCTGAGCGAGGCGGAAGTGGCCGAGCGCTTCTGCTCCCGGGCGCAGATCTTCGCCGGCTGGAACAGTGGCGAAGGCTGGGACCCCATGCCGGAGCAGCCCAATGACGAACTCTGCCCTGCAGAGCCGGTACCCGAGCCGAGCCTGTGGAGTGGGAACGCCATGATACTGGGCGGCAGCAGCACCGGGGTCAGTGGAGAAATCACCGCACAGACGGATACCAGCATCACCTTCACCGTCAGCGGCGGCAAGTTCGAGCAAACTGCCCAGTCCTTCTACTTGGCCTCGCAGGAAGTGACCGGAGACTTCGTGCTCACCGCCAAGCTCAAGTCCGTGGGCGAGCCCTACCCCCACCCCCAACTCCCGGTGGGCCTGATGATGTGCGAGTGCGACACAGCGAGCGGAGCCACATCGCCACTTGCGACCTCGGGCGCGTACTTGTCAACAGACAGCGGCTGGCTGACCCAGTACTCCCGTGTACTTGAAGACGGCGGCACCTGGGGCACCTCCAGCGGTAAGTTCTCGGTGACCCCGGGCGACAGTCTCTACCTGAAGCTGCAGCGAGTGGGCAATAAGTACTACACCTTCTACTCCATGGACGGCGGCGGCACCTACGTGTCCCTAGGCGCCGGTACCTACTCCGACACCAACCTGCCGGACACGATGAAAGTGGGCCTCTTCGTTGCACCCTCTTACAGCGACCAGACCTACACCTTCGAGGACATACAGTTGGTGCAGTAA